ttaggtatcATAAGTTACCCAGAAGTGTTTCAAACTATACATGGCAATGTGTAAAAAAATTGCATGCAAATAATATTTAACTTTGTATAAGAGACTTGGGAAtctatggattttggtatccatggaTATAGGTATCCCATAATCACTCCCTACATATACCAAAGGATAACTGTACTCACAGAAATAAGCACAAGGAAAAAACCTTTTGGTTTAACAAATGTATATGTAGTAAGACAACTTAAAAGATAAAGAACTAAAAGGTGAAAACAAAGTCAAAagacttcattaaaaaaactttgaaaagatGCACTTTAAGGAGAAGGAAAATGGTTTCAGAATAAATGGCTGAGATAAATTTAGGCACAACCATTGGTTATCTCATGAGCAAATCTGCGTAAATATTGTTTTGATAAAGTTAGAATAATAATATTGACTAAATTCTTGGTtgaaaaaatctataaaataaaaatgaactgtaTTCACAAAGTGTAGGAACTACAGTTCCTTGTATATTTCAAGGCTGTGTATTAAAATGCTGGTCAGTCTTGGACTATGTTAGAATAAATTTCAAAAGCAGCAGTCAAGAGAATAAGAATACActgtgccttttctttcttctttttctttttcttttttttggtggcactggggtttgaactcagggcctcatgcttgctaggcaggtgccctacaacCTGAGCAATGCCATCAGCCCACCAAACACTTTTTAGAAGCTTTGATGTGGAGAAAAATTcactaaaagaaaaatcttaagcaatccaaaatcagacaaaaaaggaaagcaaaagaaacatgaactggaaaaagaaaaacagtacaaAAATAAGATGATAGAAATAGATGCAGTGAAAAGAGAGTGTCAACTTGTattaaataaaaagctaaaaagtaagcattctttgcaaaagaCAAACCTAAAACAAAGGGTATCAGAAGATTCAaagtaaaatatggaaaaatacaaaatgtaaaaatagcTAGAAGCtggtataaaatataatttatatttatttaaacattagTAAGATTCTTCTTGTTTTATTAACTGGAAGTGAAGAACTGTCGATTGACAAATTCATTATTTTGGAGAATTCAAAACTTTTAATTAACAATATAGTTAGGTAAGCAGCAAGAAAGGATCTGGAATTAACAAACTGAATTTATAGTCATGCAGAGAGCtttgtatttaaagaaaatttatattgGTCTTCAGTACCTATGGGATATTCCTAACAATGAAAGATTCAGATGCTGAAAGACATTGTTTATCCCTCTTTAAAGGACATGAGGCTACTGGCTATCATACCAAGTCTTGATCTAGTCTTAAgagtctttcttctatttttttagtAAAGAAGCACTCaaaaactatttattttaaaCCACAGAATTTCAAGTaccagatatatgtatatattagtgTAAGTGCATTTTAACATGCCAATTTCTAGAGGAAGGATACATTTTACCTTGAATTAAAGTGATATTTCTCAATGTCTGCGAATGTTCCCAATCTTTCAGTCTGAGGTCATTGGTGATGTTATTCAATACTttcacttctctttttatttcctgcTCCACGTGTGCTTGTTCTTCTTTCATAGACTGAATTTCTGCTGACGCATTGTGCACATGCTCCTGTAATTTACTGATTTCCTGTGAAACAGTCAGCACCCACAACTTTTGTTATGCACATAATTATGAAACGTGCAAATTCATGAAGTCTTGAAAGTTCATGCttttaaagaacataaaacagtACTGGAATATTACAGAATATGAATATGGAATTTAGAAAACTGtcttaaaattataattctttggttgtgaagtatttctttctttgagtAAATGGCTTAATTTTGACACATACccagacaaaacaaaagaaaatccatTGAATATGTATCTAAAGTATGCTAATATATATATTCCCAAATATacagatgttaaaatattaaaattaaatttaaaactttcagGATTGTAATTTATCTGAGGTGAAatttcttcagagtatgtttagtGGTATTGAATTTTAATTCTATGAATTTGATAAATTTAATATGAAATTGATGTACAGCAATAATCAAAGATTAATGTTGCAATTCTccataataatgaaaattaaggATTTTAATATTCAATAGAACTTTAAAGTAGCATATTAAGAACAtttactttgaatttttattgCCTTTGTACTTGAGGCTTCtatattgttttatattatcAAATGCATGCATATTCAAATGCATGAATATATCTGGTGAGAGTACACACCTGCAAACACATGAGAGTGTGTgaacaaagcagaaaataattCAATGTTGCGTAAGTTTTTACTCAAAAATATACTAAGGATATTTACCTGTTAAATACTTAAAGACTAGCTTATTTTCAATAACTTAGTGGAATTACATTGcctgaatttttcaaaatttaagatATTTATTGATAAAGACTGAAGCTTTTaaacagtgctgcagtgaacaccaTTTATATAGATTTACATATTCATTCAAGTGCTTACTTCTATTGGACAAATTCCTGGAAATGGATTTTGCCAAAGGGATCTCACATTCCATTATTTCCCCAATATTGTCATTTTAGCCTCCAAATGTATGTTCTCTCATTGTGTATCAGTACCTACCTTTTGCCCCCCAATATAGGtgccatcatatatttttgtttgtagaaTAAATGTAGACATATTATAAATTATTGCTACttaatttgttttccaaattatAATGAAGTCAAAGTATACAAATACACCAAGTTTCTGaccattaatattttctttatcactttttttagatcattttcttaatttctctttgagaaatctttttttcttttcgatGCAGCAAATATGTTTATCTATTCtggtaatgttttctttctttctgttcttttttatgcCCTCCTATGTCTTCATGGtatcctttatatttttataagcatTTCTCTATTGACCTGCTGAGAGATTATCACTTCCCATTTGCACGTAGAAATAAGTCAGTACTGTACAACTCTTTAACCCAGATATTAAGAGAAAATTTTCTTTGGCTGGACTGGAGAATTCAAGATGAAAGTTTCAAAAAAGTGTGTAAAATCTTTACAGAATGaacaaatattcaaatttattccTTCTGAAACAAAGGAGCATATCAGTTTTTACTTCTCTAATTGTGCCTTCCCCCGTGCAGACTTTTGTTCTAGATTTGAACCTCTCTAccttccacctcctccttccctgaCCACTTGGCATTTGCCATGCAATCTGATATATGCAATAAAGTGGAATGGTGAGATGTTTTAGGATAgaacaatacaataaaataaactcAGATAGTTCCACATATCCACAGAGTTTAGCTCAGGGGAGTAGCAAGTCATTTTGTTACCTAGAAGCCTGGAATCAACccatttatttcatataaaaagcTGAGGCTACCTTTCTGTTCCCTTTTTAAAACTGCACAGATTGTTCACATTTGCCAACTTTTgctaagaattatttttattagaaggAGGGAAATGCAtttgagtttaaaataaaatcctatgtagtatctatacacaccTTCCATACTTCATCAACAGTGGCCCTGCTGGAGACACTTAATTTTCTATGAAAACTGGAGATGGTAAATTTCACCcttgtcttcctttttatttcaaacCAATGTTTGATCTATCCTTGATAAGTAGTGTGCTGGTATTACTCATAGGCTGTTCTTTCAAACAGCATTTGCTGACATGGCCATTCttgtcatttacttattttctaattGAGCTGAACATTCAAAGATCAGGAATGTCAGTTTACTCAGTGGTAAAGcttttgcctagcatatgtgaggccctgggttcaatctccagtaacacagagaaaataaattccaAGATCAATAAAATTGTTCAAGCAACAAGGGTGAAAGTCTCAATCATGTTTGTCAGTGCACACATATGtggatacacacatatacacagtggTACTGACAGTTTCTAAATTGTTACAAGTGACTACTGTCTAACAATCTTACAGCTTCAAAAGTTTCACTATTCCTTTGTGCTCCATTTTAAAATGCTAGAATTTCCTCCAAAGCACAAGTACAATCTATCCAAACTTAAAACAGCTCACTGATCATcagattttcattatttctaataATTATCACTTCCAACATGTTCTCAATGTCTACTGTCTTCCAAAGATTTCCAATTTGGTTACAATATGTTGCTTAGAAGGTCTCAAAGATATTCCATCATCAGTCCAACATTTTTTGCTCTTCCATCTTGTGtagcttttctctctcctcacccAAAGTGATCTTCTGACCCTGTTTCTACATaaactaagatttcttttttcttctcttctttccctccaacTTAGTCAAAGTCTATTCCTCCTGTAACTGACACTTTATCTTCCTCTGTCTCCCATGCAACTTTCTTAGCCCTATGGATAGTTTCTTCTTTGTACGTCTTCTCTTACCACTCCCACTGCTCAGTCTAAGCCCTTGATAGCTCAGTCATATTTGGTATGATTAAATACTTATTAATAATGTGGGACACATAGAAAGTCAAATTTTGGAAGAAGGGACATGGAAGAGAAACAGAATATCAAGGTTGGTATGAGATGGGGTTCTCCAACAGAATCCCCATGTTTAAATTAGAATGCTACTTCCTTACCTTAAGATGGGGTGATCATCTTAAGGTGATACCCTAAGATGGGGGCCATATGAAAGTTCAAAAGTTTTGAGTGATTGATCcttatgtattataaatattctCTTTAACTTGTTTAATATACTCTCAGACAATAATTTTGCTGGTTTTTATCTTGTGTGATAACTTCAGAGGCTTATCTTTGTTCTATAACTGAAATCTGTTTTTCAAAATCACTACTGTTATAATAATATCTTTGTACAGAAAAGAACTTCATTATAAATGAGTCTGTTCAAGTAGAATCTATTCCAATGCTGCTGATATTGCTTAACTAATGATGGAAATATAGTCCTCACATTATAATCTTATGTTTTAGAAATTGTGTAACATTAACATTATTCTTTTCATGAAGTGAAGTTTCAGTCAAGTTCTTATTTTgcatgaaaagaaacaaatagaattagttaacaaaaatataatttaaaaataagttatttctttcttactttctttctcaTGAGTATAAATTAATCCAGATATTAACCAGGGTTTGCAACACAATAGTCTAGAGCAGAAGTCAGAAAATTATAGTCCTTAAGCCAAATTCAGCCCACagactgtttttgtaaataaatatttattgcaccACAGTTTTAGTTCATTTCCGTTCCTATTATCTATGATGGTTTCCATGTTTCAATGGCAGCACCTAGCAGATGTGACAGACCATATTATTCCACAGCCTAGAATGTTTCCAATTTGGCCCTTCACAGAGAAATGTTGCAGAAAACTGGTCTAAAGTTGTCTTGCTTATTTGGCAGTCATAAAAGATCATTCTACAGCCTTATTGTGATAGTGCTGTTCTCATTATGCTTTTTAATGATCAGTGAATATCATAGCTTGTATGGTAGTAGAAAACTTAATGCATATTTGATTGATATTATGATAATTATAAGCATATGCTATTGTCATATTAAGAGCTCATGATaataatatgtatacattatttaaattatagCTACAGGTACACATACACACTTAGGTATACCACTTGGGagtggaaaaataaattataagataTCCATGTAAATAAGGTTTCTGTTCTTTTGATGATaaggaaatactgaaaaattCACAAACAAAAGGTACCTACCTTTTCAGGTCTGTTAAAATAACCTAAAAACTACAACTATTTTAGACAGaggttataaaattaaaatagttcaAGTGTCTATATTCAATGGATAATAACTGCCCCTTTTTGTGGGAGTCTGAAGAAGGCAGTAGGTAAATGCACTTGAAACTGTTTAGCAAGATTGCCAGAGGAGTCAGGGATAATGAGGTAATATATAAACAGGGTTTTCAACTTTTACTTTTCTGGACTGCTTGAGAAGTCAGGATCTGGATAGATTTAGTTCCAGAATGTAATCTTCCAATACAGAGACTCTTACCTCTTGCTGTTTATGTGTAGACTCTTGGAGTTTGCTACTCAGTGTTTCAATATAAAGCTGAACATCAAGCAAGGTGGTATTCAGACTCATTAAGGACTTGGAGATTTCATCTATGGCATTCCCATGCTCCTGGACTGAGGAAACCAAGGTACTTAGCTGGAGAAGAAAATCATTAAGTCTTTGATCAATTGTCACACTGAAATTCTGGAAGTGTTCTGAATCTATAAGATTGGCTTCTGTATCTGAGATATACTGTAGTCTCTTTTCCATGTTGTTCATGTGTTCCGTAACAACTTCTCGAAATCTCACTTCATCTTCACTGTCATTTCCTCTTCCCATTAGACTTTGAGGTGTATCACTTGCATTAATCAAACCACCTCTGCAATCTTTCATTTCCCACTTCAGGAGCTGAGCTGCAtgtttaagtaaaaataaaacaagttatcTTCAAATGCATACATCATTGCATTCCACGTGTTTCAGGCTCTTCCATTGCAACATGTTGAAAGCTACCCTAAaccaagcatttatttatttaaatatgtacCGTGTGGATCACACTTAGTATATTGCCAAAAAACTCACAGTCTCTTACTTTCCTACTTTACATTAGAATTTATTCTGGATTATGACATTCTTTCTGAATTGCTACTTATATGAATCTTCTTGGCCATAGTACTGAGCTTTGCAAGTTAGAGAAAATTCTTCACACTGGAATGCAATCTGTTCAGATAGTTCTGCACCTTTTCTGAAGTAAGTGTGTGAAGCACATTGCTATTATAGCGATGAGGATGATGAATAAGACACCATGTAGTGAAAGCAGAAAAGGCATTGCCATCCACTGAATGCACAGATTGTTAGTTCCTCTTCCTTACTCATCACAGAAGCTGGCAGAGAACTGTCATTTTAGTTACAGAGGCCTAACCCATAGTTGGTGGAGCAGTAAATTGGGCaaataaaattttccctttaaaaaatatatcatttccATAATAATCTTctttatatatgaataaaatatttattcatcgcAGGAAATTAGAGAATAtagataataaggaaaaaaattcagcatGAATCTTGCTGTCCTGGATTAAAACTCTAACAATTTGGTGTATGTATTGAATTTGATtcaattttcattattatatatgcatattatatgaACATGTctattataaagaataaaagctttatttggggattttttttttgagagagcaTCTTTCTataagcccaggctggtctcaaactcttaatTGTCCTACTTGAGTCTGCTGTGGTTATAGGAACGTGTCATCAAGTGAGGCTGAAAGGTTATATACATATACTGCAGTATTGGGGtatgaacgcagggcctcatgattgctaagtAGTTgttctacttgagccatggccccagtccttttgtcttgattttgattatttttcagatagggtcttgcacttttttcctAGGTCGGTCTTGGACCAGGATCcccttatctctgcttcccaagtagctgggattacaggcacgtcctacacacctggcttctttgttgaaatgggatcttgctaactttttgcccagtctggctccaatcacaatcctcccaatctctgtcttctgGGTAGCTGACACTGCAGGCATTTGCTACCATACTTGTCCCaaaacattacattttatatGCAATCTAGAaactactttttaatttaatggtaTATcagaaacacttaaaaatattatttgatatttaataatagtatctacaaaataatttaataacgcATGGTACTCTATTTATGGATCCTACCAGATTTATTTTACAAATCCCCTACATttagtttgcttcttttttcagtattttgatgAACAATCTTGTGATgaattattttctgaagaaaaacattcttttaaatggCACTTGGAATGTCCTGAGCTGCAGATATGTATTTCCAAATGGGCGTGTGTTCTCTGAACAAGCTAATTTTTCTTCCAATATGCTGTATAATTCAAAAAccagaacagaaaggaaagactCAATATTAACTTTGAAGATGAAAACTACACAATTATAATTATGCACAGTAATGCAATTGTTAAACACCATTATCTCACTAAATTTGCAATGGTTAGACTTTATTTTCCCATATCTCTTATTATCTACTTGTATTATTCACATTATTATTCATTTGAATGCGTAAGATTTACACATACAACAATTATTGAACAATAAGGAGTAACTTCATGTGGCTTAAAAATACTATATATACAGCTGTACCTGAGATCTATtggttttcattataaaaatgatatGGCAGCACTACCAGTTTTATTGATATTTGAGGACTAAATAATATGACACAACAAATCATTAAGTTGTATCCTAACTCAGGTAACTGATAGATAAGTGAGTTGGGTGTTTACTCAGGACCAAGGTGCTTGATGCTAGAATCCAGTGCTACCCTCATTTGTCAGATGGCAGCActctgggcaagttacttaacctgtgCTTGCTTAGATTTcctcaaagatataaaaataatatgaaccTCAACAGTGGTTGAACCTGAGCAAAATAAGCCATATAAATCCCATTACAGATAAATAGGCATATGTGAAAACTCTACTCAACAACAAAATGGCTTACTTATGAAAGAGATCATAGTAGTTAAAGAGTCCATTGTAGTAGTTACTACTTTTAATTAAAGAAGTTGTTTGATGCTGGCTGTTGATTAGCTAGTATCATATTAGGAATAAGTGtcataagccaggtgctggttgcTCACGCCTTTAATCCTACCTGAAATTAGGAGGATTATGATTGTAGGACAGCCTGGCAAAAATTTCACCAGACCCCGTCTTAACCAATAGTTGTATGTGGTGTCTCATGTTTGTCATCTCTGCAATGGTGGGGAGTacaaaatagaaggattgcagtcctgGCCTTCCTGACCAAAAAGCAAGAACcacatgtccaaaataaccagagcaaaaaggactggaggcatggctcaagcagtagagtgcctgacaaGCAAGCAAAACTCTGAATTTAAACtgtagcaccacaaaagaaagaaatgttataataaattataatttataaaaatgtgttataTTTTCCCTGGTTAATTTCCTTAATATTAGCTTACCTGAACTAATAAACATTAGTTGACAACATTTTGATGTGATCAGCAAATTGGACATAAAAGCCTATTTCTTCATCACATTAATTAAATTCAGGATGGGGAGCAAGTTTTGGATTGACAGCCTCATTCCTGCATTAGccaattataaaatttatttatgaagCCTCTATGGTATATGAGGAATAATTTGAATAACTctagcaattaaaaaaaacttggtAAAGAATTTTGACCCTAACAATAAGaaactgaaaggaacaatttttaaaaattcaaaatttcacCATTTGTAAATATATAGCTAGTCAGTATTTGGGTAATCAAATGGCACAGATGTCATGTTTAGACCTCTTCCTAGCACATAGAGAGCATTTGATAAGAtttagttctttgttttgttttattctattttgattttttttttcagtactaggaattgaactctaagcctttcacatgctaggcaaccattcgaccactaagctacacctgcAGCAAGGCTCAGGGGTTTTGTGAGTATTACTTTCGCCCTAACATCTGTGACCTAAGCATCTACATGTCTAAGACTGACTGACTATGGGAATCATAATTGTGCAATGTCAATTTTTCTGAATTGAGGGTTATGGTGAATGCAGTAGTCCCTTCTGCTTTATTTTACTAGGCATATTGCTCTAATTGCTCAaccatgtaattttattttcactgaaAACAAGTTGTATTTCATAGGGATAAAGCAAATCTTTTTCACAGTGAGGAAAGAGAATACCTGATTTGACAAAAGCTCATGAAACAGTGGTTTTTAACTTCACAAG
The sequence above is drawn from the Castor canadensis chromosome 14, mCasCan1.hap1v2, whole genome shotgun sequence genome and encodes:
- the Msr1 gene encoding macrophage scavenger receptor types I and II isoform X2 codes for the protein MEQCIFPDQEEDTHSYSESVKFDARSMTALIPPKPKNGPTLQEKLKSFRAALIALYLLVCAVLIPIIGIMAAQLLKWEMKDCRGGLINASDTPQSLMGRGNDSEDEVRFREVVTEHMNNMEKRLQYISDTEANLIDSEHFQNFSVTIDQRLNDFLLQLSTLVSSVQEHGNAIDEISKSLMSLNTTLLDVQLYIETLSSKLQESTHKQQEEISKLQEHVHNASAEIQSMKEEQAHVEQEIKREVKVLNNITNDLRLKDWEHSQTLRNITLIQGPPGPPGEKGDRGPIGASGLPGIPGQKGSPGLKGDRGAPGFPGRTGYSGPPGKMGRTGAPGQKGQKGERGSGSTLGVKLEKISPV
- the Msr1 gene encoding macrophage scavenger receptor types I and II isoform X3; its protein translation is MEQCIFPDQEEDTHSYSESVKFDARSMTALIPPKPKNGPTLQEKLKSFRAALIALYLLVCAVLIPIIGIMAAQLLKWEMKDCRGGLINASDTPQSLMGRGNDSEDEVRFREVVTEHMNNMEKRLQYISDTEANLIDSEHFQNFSVTIDQRLNDFLLQLSTLVSSVQEHGNAIDEISKSLMSLNTTLLDVQLYIETLSSKLQESTHKQQEEISKLQEHVHNASAEIQSMKEEQAHVEQEIKREVKVLNNITNDLRLKDWEHSQTLRNITLIQGPPGPPGEKGDRGPIGASGLPGIPGQKGSPGLKGDRGAPGFPGRTGYSGPPGKMGRTGAPGQKGQKGERGSGSTLGHQ